TTTTGTTCCCCTAACAGTTGGGGGTGGAGTAAGAAGTGTTGACGATATCAATAAGTTATTAAATTGTGGTGCTGATAAAGTTTCTATAAATACTGCTGCTGTACAAAATCCAAGTGTAGTTATAGATAGTTCAAAGAAATTTGGCTCTCAATGTATTGTAGTTGCAATAGACGCTAAAAAAAATAATGAAAGTTGGGAGATATTCACTCATGGTGGAAGAAATAGTACAGGAATTGATGCTATTGATTTCGCCATTTTAATGGAAAAAAATGGAGCAGGGGAGCTTTTGGTGACTTCAATGGACAGAGACGGTACACAGAAAGGATATGACATTGATCTGATGTCATCAATATCGTCATCAGTTAATATACCCGTTATAGCTTCTGGAGGTGTTGGTAATTTAGATCATTTAGCTGAAGGTATAAAAACTGGAAAAGCTAGTGCTGTTTTAGCTGCCTCTATTTTTCATTATGGAAAATATTCTATTAAAGAAGCGAAGGAATATTTGGACTCAAAGGGAATACCTGTTAGAATTTGATATGCTTGGTACACTTGAAAACTTATTTAAATTAGCAAGAGAGAGAAAAGAAAATCCGGTTGAAGGATCTTACACAAATAAATTGTTATCAGATACCTCATTGAGCAAAGCAAAGGTCATTGAAGAAATTGATGAGTTAATAGAGGCTGTAGAAAAAAATACTAATAAAATTCATGAGGCAGCAGATGTTTTTTATCACTTAACAATGTATTTAGAAGCTAATGGTATAAAAATCGAAGAAGTGATGGGTGAATTGGAAAAAAGAAAAAAATGACATACGATGAAAATAATATTTTCGCAAAGATACTTAGAGGTGAGATTCCTTGTAACAAAATATATGAAGATGATTATGTTTTGTCATTTCACGATATTAATCCTCAAAAAAAAATTCATGCTTTAGTAATTTCAAAGGGCAAATATATAGATCTAGATGATTTTAGTGAAAATGCCTCTTCTGAAGAGATGGTTGGTTTATTAAAAGGAATAAACACAGTTGCAAAGAAACTTGGTATATCAGTAGATACAGGAAAAGGTTATAGAGCTTTAGCAAATATCAACGAACATGGTGGTCAGGAAGTACCACATCTTCATTTTCATTTATTTGGGGGTGAAAGAGTTGGTAAGATGGTAGAGTGACATTAGAAATTAAAAGAAGCTATCTAGAAATAAAATCTTTGGATGATTTAAATGACTCGTCTAAACCTTCAGAAAATTATTATATTGAATTAATAAAAGAACCAGATTTTCAATTGAATAAGTTTTTTTACAAAAATGTTGGAAAAAAATATAGATGGACAGACAGACTAATTTGGACTGATATCCAATGGATTGAATATATCAATAATAAAAATTTAAAAACTTTTGTATTAAAAAATGAAAAAGATCTAGCAGGTTATTTTGAAATTATTTATCACCCATTAAAAAATGAAAAAGAGATAGCTTACTTTGGTTTATTAGAAGAATATCATAATAAAAAGCTAGGATCGTATTTTCTGTCATGTGGAATTAAAGAAGCGTTTAAAGAAAAAATATCAAGGTTATGGCTCCATACATGTACTCTAGATCATAAAAATGCATTAAATAATTATTTAGCAAGAGGAATGAAGGTATTTAAGGAAGAAACTATAAGAGTTTAGTCTGTTCTCTTTGGTAATAAAAATAGTTTTTCATTTAAAATCTGATTTTCTAGAATATTTGAAATAGTTGTTAAATTTTTGTTTTGATAGATATCAGTAATTTCCCAACCATTTAGATTTTTCGTTTTTTTATCAAAAAAAATATTTATTTTTTGATTATTCTCAATTATTTGAAATCGTATAATATTTTTATCTTCCTGGCTAGCATCAAGCTGTTCTATTTTGCTAATTAAAAATTCTTTATCTAACACCAAATTAAGGGGAGTTCTTTCTAATGGATAGAAATAATATGCACCTGTATTTTTAATTTTAATAACTAACGATTTGCCATTTGAAACAAGTATTTTTCCTTTTTTATCAAAATACTCACAAAAAATTTTTTTTGGATACAAAATTGTGCAACTACCTTTTTCAGTTTTCTCATTAATTTTTTGAATAAAATTAAAGCTTATATTTTCAGTTTTTTTAAGTTTATTTATAACATCAATTTTAATAGAGGCATCTGCAGGTATAATTTGAAAAAAAAAAATGATTAAAGAAAAATACTTTTTCATTAAAGAACATCTCTTTTTCCAACATGGTTCGCCTTACTAACAATTCCATCAGCTTCCATCATATCCATTATTCTTGCGGCACGGTTATAACCAATTTGAAGTTTTCTCTGAAGAAATGAAGTTGATGCTTTGCCTTCACTCTTCACTATTTCTATTGCAGATTGATATAATTCATCCTTATCACCAGTATTCTGAACACTTCCTGAATCCTTTTCATCAGCAAAATTCAGAATTTCGTCAACATAATCAGGCTCTGCTTGAGATCTTATAAAGTTGTTTATTTTTTCAATTTCATTTTCAGAAACAAAAGGAGCATGAATTCTAACTATTCTATTAGCTGACGACATATATAGCATGTCACCTTTTCCTAGCAGTTGTTCAGCTCCTTGTTCCCCAAGAATTGTTCTGCTATCAATTTTAGAAGTTACTTGAAAAGAAATCCTTGTAGGAAAATTAGCCTTTATAGTTCCAGTAATTACATCAACACTTGGTCTTTGAGTTGCCATTATGATATGAATACCCGCCGCTCTTGCCATTTGTGATAATTTTTGAATATAATTTTCTATTTCTTTTCCAGCAACCAACATTAGATCTGACATTTCATCAACAACTACAACTATGTATGGCATAGGCAGTTTGTGTTTTGCATTATAACCATCAATGTTTCTAACATTTTCTTTAGTCATTAGTCTGTACCTACTCTCCATCTCTTTTACGACCCAACCCAATACAGATGCTGCTTTTTTAGCTTCAGTAATCACAGGACATAATAAATGAGGCAAACCTTCATATGTTGAAAGTTCTAACATTTTTGGATCAATTAAAATAAATTTACATTTGTCAGGAGAATGGCGATAGAGAAGGGAAAGAATAATTGTATTTATGCAAACAGATTTTCCCGAACCAGTAGTACCAGCGATTAACAAGTGAGGCATGGTTGATAAATCTCCTATTAAAGGAGTTCCTGATATACTTTTTCCTAAAGCAATAGGTAATTTAATATCTTTTTTTTTAAAATCAGAATTATCCAAAATTTCACTTAGATAAACATTTTCTCTACTAGGATTAGGAAGCTCAATACCAATTGTGCTACTCCCGGGAATGGTCGAAATTCTAGCTGACTCAGAGCTGGTATTTCTTGCAATATCATCTGATAGATTAATAATTTTTGAGACCTTTACACCTGCAGCAGGTTCAAATTCGTTTAATGTTACGACTGGACCTTGACTTGATTTTTTAATTTTACCACTGACACCAAAATCTAAAAGTATTTTTTCTAAAAACTCAGAATCATAATTTTGATTTTTATTCGTTTCATTTCTCTCTGATTTTGACGGAATTTTTAGTAGTTTTAATTCAGGCAATATATATTTTTGTTTGTTTCCCATGTCATTTTTATTTTCTTTTATAAAAGGTAAATCTTCTTGTATAAGATTTTTAATTTGATCTTGGGGAATGTATTCTTCTATAATTTCACTCTTATTAGTATAATTTTTCTGTCCTTTTGAGAAAATATATAAGTAAATTTTTTTAATGATTTGTAAAAACGAATTCAATTTGAAATTGATACTTAATAAAAAAAACGAAAAAATTAAAAATATTAGAATATAGAATGAGATATTTTCATACATTAAAAAAATTTTACCTAAAAAAGAATTAGATAAAAATTCCCCCACAAATCCACCATTACCATTAATGTAGAATTCAAACGCTTCATTGTAAAATAAGTTAAAAAAGATTGAGCCAAAAATAATATAAAGTATTCCAAAAAATATATTTTCGACAGAAAAAAAAATTTGTTTTAATTTAAAAATATTTATACCAGTAAAAATTAAAGTTAATGGAATTAAGTAGGAAATAACCCCAAAAGCTTGAAATAATAAGTCTGATGTAAAACTTCCTTGAAAACCAAGCAAATTATTTATTTTAGTTGTACTTGGAAAAATAAAATTTGGATCATTTGGTGAATAAGATAGCAGAGCAATTAATAACAAAATCCCTAATAAAATAAAAACAATACCAAAAATTTCTAATAATCTTCTTGTGGTAAAACTAATAAATGTATTTGCTAAGTTTTTTATATCCATAAAAATGAATCAAATATAACACTTTGTATCATCTAATTTTTGTTGTTAAAATTAAATTATATGACAGTTTGTATATTAGGACATAATCTAACTAGTTTAGCATTAGCAAAAGCACTAATTAAAATTGGGTTAGCAGTAGATTTAATAGAAAATAAAAAAATAAAAGCTTATCCAAAATCAAGAACACTAGGTATTTCAAAATCAAACATACAATTTTTTTGTAATGAAATTAGTAATATCAATAATTTGTGTTGGAAGATTAATGACATTAAAATTTTAGGTGATAACAATTTAAATAAAGAGTTAATTTCATTTACTAATAAAGATTATTTATTCTCAATTATTAAAAATTATGAGTTGCATACTTATTTAAAAAATGAATTAAAAAGAAATAAGAAATTTAAAGAAAAAAAAACTCTTAATGAAGGTGACTATGATTTAATAATAAATACTGATTTAAATCACAATTTTACAAAAAAATATTTTTTTAAAAAAATTGAAAAAAATTACAATGCGTTCGCATACACATCAATTTTAAAACATAAAAAGATTAAAAATAACCAAGCTACCCAGGTATTTACTAAAAATGGTCCTTTTGCTTTTTTACCAATATCCAATAATGAAACGTCTTTAGTTTATTCTTTTAATGGAACGATAAAGTTAAGTAAAAATAAATTTATTGAATTAACCAATAAATATAACAAACGGTTAGAAATCTTAAAAATTTCAGAAATCAATTATTTCCCATTAAAATCTTCAAATTTAAGATCTTATTATCATAAAAATATTTTAGCATTTGGCGATATGCTTCACAGAATTCATCCTTTAGCAGGACAAGGATACAATATGACATTAAGAGATATGAAAACATTAATTGGAATAATTAAAAGTAAAATTGAACTGGGTCTTCCAATTGATCAATCTATAAACTCTGAATTTGAAAAAAAAACTAAATCTCAAAATTATTTATTTTCTAAAGGTATTGATTTAATTTATGAAATTTTTAATTTTGAAAGAAAGCTAAATAACAAATTGATAAATCAAACTATTTCATTTGTTGGAAAAAATAAAAAGCTTAACAAAGTATTTAAATTAATTGCAGACTATGGAGCTTTTTAATAACTATTGAATTGTGGTGTTGTTGAAATCGTCATACGAATAAGTGGTCAATATTTCAGAAATTTTTGTTTTTCTTTGTTGTAAATCTTTTGCCTCTAATAAAATTTGCTTTTCTTCTAGAGAAAAAGGTGACGCCATTGCTAAAGCATTAATAGTTTCATCTAAGCTTTGTTTTTCTAAAGCCTTCCAATTAATTATAAAGCCTCTTTTTTCAAATAAACTCTTTAGGTCCTTAAAAATTAATTCTAAATCAGAAAATTTAAGGTCTTCTTTTTTATCTAAAAGATCATTTTCAAAATCATTATATTTGACTTCACACTCTCTATAATTTTTTCCACTATGTATTTCAGTTAAAACTTCAAATCTTATTAATCCTCTTAGTTCTATTAAAAAACGCTTATCCTCTGTTTCTCTAAAACTTACAATCTTCCCAAGACAACCAACGTCATGAAGTTCTGGAACTAGATTATCAACATTTTTAGATTTTTTTGGTTGGATCATTCCAATTAGTTTATTGGATTTCATACTATCATTTACCATTTCGATATACCTAGGTTCAAAGATATTTAGTGGAACTGCAGTCTTTGGAAAAATGATAAAATTACTTAGGGGAAAAACAGGTATAATTTTTGGTAGTTCAGAAGATGACATGTTTATTAATATAAGGATCAATTAAGTTTTTACAAATATTTTAATATTGCTTGATAGACTTTAAAGAGGTAGATATATTCTTTTTTATAAGCGGGCATAGCTCAGTGGTAGAGCGTCTCGTTGCCAACGAGAAGGTCGAGGGTTCGACCCCCTTTGCCCGCTCCAATTTCAATGAGTGATTTATTAAATAAAAAATGTGTTCCTTGTGAAGGTGGTGTTTTACCTTTTGATATTTCTCAAATTCATAAATATCAAAAAAAAGTTGATAGTTGGGATGTAGTCAAAAATACAAAGGAAATTTATTTTTTAGAAAAAAATTTTAAATTTAAAAATTTTATTGAAAGTCAAAAATTTGTAAACGAAGTGGGTAAAATAGCAGAGATAGAGGGACATCATCCAGATATTTTATATGGATGGGGATATGCTAAAATTTCAATTACCACTCATGCTATAGAGGGTTTGTCTGAAAACGATTTTATTCTTGCAGCAAAAATTGATAAAATTTCTAATGTCTGAAATGCCTTGTTTTTGAAAATACTAGAATAGTTTCAGTTTCGTTTGCAAATTTGATTATTTCTTTATCCCTAATTGACCCTGCAGGTTGAATTACAGCAGAAACACCAGATTGAACTAATTTTTCAATTCCATCTACAAATGGAAAAAATGCATCAGATGCAGCAACTATGTCTTCATCTGGATTAACAAATTTTCTCATTTTGTTGATCGCTATTTGACAGCTATCAAGTCTACTTGGTTGGCCCGATCCTATACCAACTGTTGAGTTATTGTGAGCTAAAACAATGGCATTAGATTTTACATATCTGCATACATTAAATGCAAAAATTAAATTTTTCATTTGCGAACTTGAAGGTTTTAATTTTGAAACAATTTTGAAATCTCTAGGCTTAAATTGAACCAAATCCTCATTTTGAATCAATAAAGCACCATTGTGAGAGTTAATTTTATAACTCTCATTTAACTTAAATTGATTAGCATCGATTAATCTTAAATTTTTCTTTTTTTTCAGTATCTTTAATGCTCTAGTATCAAATCCATTAGCAATTATAACTTCAAGAAAGATCTTATTTAGTTCAAGAGCCAATTTACTATTTACCTTGAAGTTACATGATACAATACCACCAAATGCACTAATAGGGTCAGAAGCTAGTGCTGATTTATAACATTCAACTTGATCTTTTTTAATAGATACACCACATGGATTTGCATGTTTTACAATAACAACACCACAATTATTTGGTAAAGATTTTGAAATTGTTAAGGCAGCAAAAATGTCATTTAAGTTATTATAACTTAATTGTTTTCCACTTAATTGATTTAGATTTAAACCATTAGAAGAATAGATAGCACTCATTTGATGAGGATTTTCTCCATATCTTAATTTATTAATTATATTCGCGCTAAAGATCTTTCTTTTTGGGAAACTATCATTAGTTATTTTATTAAAATAATTAGAGATTAAAGAATCATAATAAGCAGTTTCAGTAAATGCATGCTTAGACATTTTTTTTCTAAATTCAATTGTGGTTGAGCCATTGTTCAAGTTTATCTCATTAATAAGCTCTTCGTATTGGTCTGTCGATGTTATCACTGTAACATCATTG
The DNA window shown above is from alpha proteobacterium HIMB5 and carries:
- a CDS encoding imidazoleglycerol phosphate synthase, cyclase subunit (PFAM: Histidine biosynthesis protein~TIGRFAM: imidazoleglycerol phosphate synthase, cyclase subunit), which translates into the protein MLKNRIIPCLDVKNGRVVKGINFVDLKDAGDPVEQARIYSDNGADEICFLDITASNENRDTIYEVVKETSKRCFVPLTVGGGVRSVDDINKLLNCGADKVSINTAAVQNPSVVIDSSKKFGSQCIVVAIDAKKNNESWEIFTHGGRNSTGIDAIDFAILMEKNGAGELLVTSMDRDGTQKGYDIDLMSSISSSVNIPVIASGGVGNLDHLAEGIKTGKASAVLAASIFHYGKYSIKEAKEYLDSKGIPVRI
- a CDS encoding HIT domain protein (PFAM: HIT domain), yielding MTYDENNIFAKILRGEIPCNKIYEDDYVLSFHDINPQKKIHALVISKGKYIDLDDFSENASSEEMVGLLKGINTVAKKLGISVDTGKGYRALANINEHGGQEVPHLHFHLFGGERVGKMVE
- a CDS encoding 5-aminoimidazole-4-carboxamide ribonucleotide formyltransferase/IMP cyclohydrolase,MGS-like domain-containing protein (PFAM: AICARFT/IMPCHase bienzyme; MGS-like domain~TIGRFAM: phosphoribosylaminoimidazolecarboxamide formyltransferase/IMP cyclohydrolase) → MGANKNIMSKIKRALISLSDKQNLKPLLNCLKKYNIQIISSGGTFKAIKKLKFKCIEVSDFTNSPEILDGRVKTLHPKIHAGILNKRKNKRHKQELRKNSFENIDLVIVNFYPFEETLKNTKNHNKIIENIDVGGPTMVRAAAKNYNDVTVITSTDQYEELINEINLNNGSTTIEFRKKMSKHAFTETAYYDSLISNYFNKITNDSFPKRKIFSANIINKLRYGENPHQMSAIYSSNGLNLNQLSGKQLSYNNLNDIFAALTISKSLPNNCGVVIVKHANPCGVSIKKDQVECYKSALASDPISAFGGIVSCNFKVNSKLALELNKIFLEVIIANGFDTRALKILKKKKNLRLIDANQFKLNESYKINSHNGALLIQNEDLVQFKPRDFKIVSKLKPSSSQMKNLIFAFNVCRYVKSNAIVLAHNNSTVGIGSGQPSRLDSCQIAINKMRKFVNPDEDIVAASDAFFPFVDGIEKLVQSGVSAVIQPAGSIRDKEIIKFANETETILVFSKTRHFRH
- a CDS encoding FtsK/SpoIIIE family protein,FtsK family protein (PFAM: Ftsk gamma domain; FtsK/SpoIIIE family): MDIKNLANTFISFTTRRLLEIFGIVFILLGILLLIALLSYSPNDPNFIFPSTTKINNLLGFQGSFTSDLLFQAFGVISYLIPLTLIFTGINIFKLKQIFFSVENIFFGILYIIFGSIFFNLFYNEAFEFYINGNGGFVGEFLSNSFLGKIFLMYENISFYILIFLIFSFFLLSINFKLNSFLQIIKKIYLYIFSKGQKNYTNKSEIIEEYIPQDQIKNLIQEDLPFIKENKNDMGNKQKYILPELKLLKIPSKSERNETNKNQNYDSEFLEKILLDFGVSGKIKKSSQGPVVTLNEFEPAAGVKVSKIINLSDDIARNTSSESARISTIPGSSTIGIELPNPSRENVYLSEILDNSDFKKKDIKLPIALGKSISGTPLIGDLSTMPHLLIAGTTGSGKSVCINTIILSLLYRHSPDKCKFILIDPKMLELSTYEGLPHLLCPVITEAKKAASVLGWVVKEMESRYRLMTKENVRNIDGYNAKHKLPMPYIVVVVDEMSDLMLVAGKEIENYIQKLSQMARAAGIHIIMATQRPSVDVITGTIKANFPTRISFQVTSKIDSRTILGEQGAEQLLGKGDMLYMSSANRIVRIHAPFVSENEIEKINNFIRSQAEPDYVDEILNFADEKDSGSVQNTGDKDELYQSAIEIVKSEGKASTSFLQRKLQIGYNRAARIMDMMEADGIVSKANHVGKRDVL
- a CDS encoding phosphoribosyl-ATP diphosphatase (PFAM: Phosphoribosyl-ATP pyrophosphohydrolase~TIGRFAM: phosphoribosyl-ATP pyrophosphohydrolase); this encodes MLGTLENLFKLARERKENPVEGSYTNKLLSDTSLSKAKVIEEIDELIEAVEKNTNKIHEAADVFYHLTMYLEANGIKIEEVMGELEKRKK
- a CDS encoding Pterin 4 alpha carbinolamine dehydratase (PFAM: Pterin 4 alpha carbinolamine dehydratase): MSDLLNKKCVPCEGGVLPFDISQIHKYQKKVDSWDVVKNTKEIYFLEKNFKFKNFIESQKFVNEVGKIAEIEGHHPDILYGWGYAKISITTHAIEGLSENDFILAAKIDKISNV
- a CDS encoding Outer membrane lipoprotein carrier protein LolA (PFAM: Outer membrane lipoprotein carrier protein LolA), which codes for MKKYFSLIIFFFQIIPADASIKIDVINKLKKTENISFNFIQKINEKTEKGSCTILYPKKIFCEYFDKKGKILVSNGKSLVIKIKNTGAYYFYPLERTPLNLVLDKEFLISKIEQLDASQEDKNIIRFQIIENNQKINIFFDKKTKNLNGWEITDIYQNKNLTTISNILENQILNEKLFLLPKRTD
- a CDS encoding ATP-dependent protease La/Lon family protein (PFAM: ATP-dependent protease La (LON) domain); this encodes MSSSELPKIIPVFPLSNFIIFPKTAVPLNIFEPRYIEMVNDSMKSNKLIGMIQPKKSKNVDNLVPELHDVGCLGKIVSFRETEDKRFLIELRGLIRFEVLTEIHSGKNYRECEVKYNDFENDLLDKKEDLKFSDLELIFKDLKSLFEKRGFIINWKALEKQSLDETINALAMASPFSLEEKQILLEAKDLQQRKTKISEILTTYSYDDFNNTTIQ